Within the Periophthalmus magnuspinnatus isolate fPerMag1 chromosome 7, fPerMag1.2.pri, whole genome shotgun sequence genome, the region AGTAATCGCTTGTTTGTtttcaaatgtacaaaattacttggtaaaataagtactCAACATACACTATCCATTCTTTTGtataatacaaaacaacaaaaatgttaaTTGTTGTATAGCAGCAGTCAATCAAAAGCTTGCAAATCACTTAAATATTGTGTCCAAGCATAATCTGTatcagtgtatatatatatttttttatacagatttgaGGCAAATGTATTCAGTATTTgtaattgtttgttttataattgtAATAGTGATAAATGGACTACACAAAGTACATATGtcaaaagatgttttattattaacagaAAAAACATTGCTGACTAGTCAgttactaaaataattgttagcTGGAGCCCAAAATGATATCTGCCATCACTGGTCTTTGTAACAAGGATTAGGTTTACTTAATctactttatatttgtttatataacATTACATTGAACATATAAACGGGGTTGACCTGTGTCTGTGTCGATGAAAGTTTTATCTACAGCTCCACACGCTGCTGAGCTGATAAGACTGTGACCTGATCTGACCTGCACTCAGCGAGAAAcgagaatatatatatacatatctatatatatctatatatatctatatctatctatctatctatctatctatctatatatatatatatatatatatatatatatatatatatatatatatatatatatatatatatatatatctatatctatctatctatctatatctatatctatatctatatctatatctatatatatatatatatatatatatatatatatatatatatatatatatatatatatattcatatatttggCTCCCTATGTGTGAAtattacacttttacttttaaccaTTTATTTATGAAGTAATAAAAAACGCATATTCAGCTAAACTCACCCAAAGTTCCAGACACAATGTCGATCTTGTGCATGACATTGTCCCTCTCTCCTACCCCTGCTCCGTGGGCTCCGTATAAACCCACAGCGTGGACCTCATCCACAAATGTCAGAGCTCCATATCTGTGTGCAACATCACACAGCTCCTCCAGGGGGCAGATCGCACCTATAAACAACATAAACAGCTGGATTAGTGCATTGCAAATTGCAAAACATGTATGACATATTTCCCACATGCATAACTTTTTGCCTTTAATGTTCCATGGTATAGCATATCTagctatcttgcatttattaattatAACTGTggataatttattattattagcttgATGGCTCAACCTGTTTATCTCCACGGACATAAATAAGTGAGACATTCCAATGCcatagcatctctatggagagaAGCAACTAGTGGAGCCACCAGAGTTACATAGACCACCTTTAAATATACTTCCacctaaataaatatttatattttaactatttatttaggTGCAAGTGAAAGAAAAGCATACACACCATCCATGGAGTGCACAGTCTCAAATGCCACTATCTTGGGTGTGGCTGGGTCGGACTTCTCCAGAAGCTCCTCCAGGTGCTTGCTGTCATTGTGCCTGAAGATGAATCTCTTGGCTCCACTGTTCCGGATGCCCTGGATCATCGAGGCATGGTTCCCTGCATCAGAGTAGATCTCGCAGCCTGGAGGGGACCGTGAACGCATCATGAGAACATTGAATGCACTATCAGGACAATGGAAGTTGCAAAGATAAGTCAGCTAAGCTAAGTATAGGGTGATATATTGTTATTATAAGAGCTGTTAGAAAAATTGAGGCCTAGAAATATACCAAAGAGGAGATTTATAGAAAAATTGACAATTTTTTATACCTGGTTTTGTTTGAATTAGTTTTGTTGCCCATAGAGGTTACCTGGAAGCATCTTGGCCAATGTGAACAGAGTGGAGTCATTGGCCACAAAGCAGGAGCTGAACACGAGTGCGCCACTCTTCTGGTGAAGTTCTGCCAGTTCTTTCTCCAATGTTACATGGTAGTTACTGGTTCCAGAGATGTTCCTGGTACCACCGGCCCCTGCACCATGTCTATCCAGGGCAGAACTGACGAGGGAAGAGGGGATTTTAAAATAGGCTGACAACAAGTGAACAAGGTAAATAATGAAGATATAgaacaggggtcaccaaccctgtgcccgcgggcgccatgtcgcccccaagccccacatgagtcgcccacagaccggttctaaaagtggcacaactcactaatgagctgcatctaaagtttaattttattctgttgtttttttttttttttatcacccttgcgtttatatagatttaaaaatgacaatatcttaaacatatgttcattatacgtgaagtttagataagttaaggtgaactttgacctactcacttcaaaggtcagtattgtgcgcgtgacaaaaccagtgctccgctcgcgagcgctgtgaggatgcgctgaatgcagtttcttactccaaaacatggtagaaaataaagagatcactttcacaaccatttaaaactgtaaaagaaacctgcgcgtctCTCATCTGcagagcgactgtggtgacggcaaagcagcacaatgtggagggacacttcactacgtctcacaaaactccacactaactacccacgggggcgcgcactccccacggggacgagcactatgggcagaacaagcccagagctaaacgaaGCTTTgagtaaacaacaggctttaaaaatatataagcttatttttctttaacattacataattgataactttatgaaacatggtgcaatgtatattatttatgttttgttaaaaaggtttgtcaatggatagtgaaaatgggacacttttcctatgagatgtagtgatgtaagtgtcatctggaaatttaacaattactaagattagtaaagttaaagtgctgaatactgatatctgtttccctccttgctcattgttgataattattctgagaaatcattaatgtgatcagtgtcttgcaacgtgatcagtgtgttcacatagatgattgtcatttatcattattaataatgtacaactaaaggcaaactgagaaaatgtgttatttcagaagagcgtctcaaactggtagcccttcgtatgactcagtgcccataaaaaagctctcaggttaaaaaaggttggtgactcCTGATATAGAACTTATTCTCTCACTTCCTCCATAGGTCCTCCATAAAACATTACCACTATACTTGGTTATGGCAGTGTATACACTGATGAGAATATGAATCAATTTGCAAATAAGTTTATGAAAGTATTTAGAACTTGATTGTCAAGTAGGCTAAATCTTGCAAATATTTCACTATCCATCTGATGTACACTTTCCTAATCCTACCTGATGGACTTGATGACGCGTGGGTGACGGCTCATTCCCAGGTAGTCGTTGCTGCACCAGACGGAGACCTCGGCCCCCTCTCGCCCGGCGACAGAGAAGTCCTGGGCGAATGGGAAGGAGAGGGCACTGCGGTTCACTGTCTTAAATACCCTATATGTGTGGTCCTGCTTCTTCTCACTGATCTTCTCCACAAAGAAACGGTCATAGTCATAACATGGGCCaactggggaaaaaaattgaaatcaagtttgtaCTCCTATTggtcattacaattacatacaGTTTATAGTATATAGTGAATTTCCCCACAGTGAAATTAAGAAAGTTATATCTTGATATATACTCTCAACTTATGTCACTTTAAATATCAGTTAGTAGAAGTTGGGGCTACCGTAACTTCCAACAAAATGAATAATCTAATTTTAAAGTGACTTTGGTTTTGAAGAATGGAGACTGAGACTGATGTGTATGTAGAACACAGAACTCCCTCTGTGTAATCAAATTTTACCCATATTGTCTTTAAGCAGGTGTGTGATAGGAGTTTTCTGAGCTGCATTCGGTAAAATGGtttctttaatacttttcagAAGAGACGTCATCCTCCCTGtggaacaaaaagtaaaaataatcaatttatttaaaactaataaataaataataagatctTATTGCATATGCAGATGTTCACTGCAAATGAGAAGGTGTTCTCAATTGACTTACCtggtaaaatattgaataaaaaaaaattaaaataatcaacagATTTTTGCTTCATCTCACCTTCCTGCACATCTTCTTGCACTTCAGGACTGGCACGGACCAAACCAATCTGAGAACTCACAAACGGACAACCCTTGGATGCAGAGACCGCCACCTCAGTCGCAGTCTGAGCCATGGTCCTTTTCTGGTCCAGACCTAGGACTTTCCTCTGGTTCAAACCTAGGACTCTCTTCTGGGCTGGTCCACACTCTGTAGATTGCTTCTCCAGAGTGGCCAGCGTGCTCACACTGATCTGACGCGTAATGATAGGGCACTGGTCGGCCATAGACATGAGGGCAGCTCCAGTTCTCctcagaaaaggctgaggggccGACTTCAGGAAAGGGCAGTGATGGAGaaaggcagccattttggatcaagaGCTGTTCCTACACTGAAAGAAATACAATGATACGTCAATATAACTATTGTAAGGGAGTTTTACTTTTATAAAGCATAAGTATTACAACAAACACTATAACAACGTGCAATACTGGTGTTTCGATTCCTGCTCCCCATGTGTTAGGGCTGCATGATTAATCAAACttgaatcaaaattgcaatttcatgGGAAGCAATTAGGAAGTTACTAAATTTTTTGTAATGTACCAAAGtaacataatttcctccacaaacagcaaACCTGGTAGCTTAGACCACTATGTCCTGACGTGTGTCTCGTATTagtttaatttcacattttattctttCTGACCATTCttctctttaaaatgtacacTTTGAACTGGATCCTATTTTCTTGtcggaaaaaaatcacaattagatattttccccaaattgttcagTTGTACCATGTGTCCTTGATTTACcataagaggagccagctaaTTAAGGGCAAAATGCTAAAACAAATATATCACTAAttgtgtagcactctgagatttctttgaaatgtaaagtgcaatacaaataaaatttattattattattattattattattattattattattattattattattattattattactaattgACAACTATTTAGAATATAATAGGCATGATGAAAGTATAGCCTACAACTCTATCATAAATGAGTCAGAAAATGATGAAGTAATACCAGATAATTCAAAGTGACTGTCTCTCAAAACTGATAAGTACCTCCTTTGGGGTGCGGCCCTTGACCAAACACTATCATCATTAGCAGACCACCAAGTCAACTGATATGACGTAATTCCAAGCCCAGCTCCGAATATGCCAGATATACAAaactatgtaataataatatataatttaactACTTCATTCACACTAGTAAATATCTCATTATCCAGTGgataaaatataactaaaacCTAATGTATCTACTggtaaatattctaattttgtaGTAGATAGTATATATGTCACTTTACCATCTGGTGTTTTAGTGATAAGGGATTTCTGGGGATTTGTGGGTTTCGGTTTTGAGATGCTATCGACCAAACTGGTGGCTTAAACCACATTACTTGgtcaaaaatatattatctgTACATTTTTCTGAGCAAGATAGTAGAGTCTTTGTGTTTACattcagaggagaagagacaaggaaaTAAGGTCAAGCTAAGTCTAAAAGTTagaagtttaaaaatacatactaTGTGAAATAAGATGTGATGAAcaatttcatatatatatatactatatactaaaTACTATAAACATGACAAAGTTTGACCTTTCTTAAACAGTTTTAATCTTGAACGTTATCTACACCGGTATGGAAGCACACAGTAACTTAAAGAAAgcactattattttgtgctgaaaattatattctattgtctaagtgtttttttcaatcattgtggtatctaaattgatatcgaggatcaagccttttccttaacataaaaattgagttttaaatttcagtattgtgacaacactattaaagacaattttttaaaaatcagtcGATGGACCGGTGGactccaaaacaaaaaaaagcttaaatttACAAACAATCATCAGAGGTTTGTGTCATATACCAACACTTCTATCGGTACAACACTGGTataaattcataatacattcagaaaaacacaaaatgagttAAAATAGCCTCACCTGTTGACCTGCACTGAGGACGAACGCTTGGACAGCTGATGGtttgaaggaggaggagagagaggcgagTTTATCAAATGGGCAGATGATGTAACCACTCCCTTCCTCTGCTTTACGGGGCCTCcctgaaaatatacaaaatgcacACGTGTTGCATTCACAGCACATTTACTTGAGATTTCTCCTCCCAATTTGTTCCTCGGTTACTCATTTCTAGGTTGCCACAGTGAATGAGCCCTATTGTTATTTGGCAGTTTCCTGTCGTAACCAGCTTTGTGACTGAAGTAGAGTGTTAAGTGGAGTGTCTTCTCCAGGTACAGAAAAACAGTGGGCTTAGGTGGGGACTGGGCAAGTACTTATACAACTCACTTGACTCACAGacagactttgtttattataataaaaaacaaatcatgTGGATATAACatattgcaataaatgaataaatatgtctttttatatagagtatgtaaacttctggcttACATACTCTACATATGTTAGAGGATAACCGCAGAGTTAGTGTGGCAGGTGTTAAGCAAAGAGGCTCTAAATGGACAATGCTACTGTGAGGTGGAGTGTGGCGATACCATGAGCTGGATTTACATACAAGAGAATTCAGAGGAAGAATGATGTGAAGGAATCTGTCTTGGAATATAATATTGTATCCTGGGCTGTAAAACCTGATGTGTCCAATCACATACGGCATATGGAGTCATCTCCGCTTATAGAAACAACCCAAAAGAGATGTTCCACTTTGGGCACATTCGGACCACACTCAAAGAGCCACTGTATGTTGCTGTTGGATTCACCTTCTGGGACATGTCTATtgattttgtcaaataatagTAATGCAGAAAGAGAAgagctgcactagaactgaatcCACAGTTTCATCAAAAAATCAACTGCCACATCTCCAggcaaatattttattttagtcataaTCCATatttgtatctgtattttttttttttcaggttcaTGTTACCTGTTGCTTTTTTCTcctttggtttgtttttacctttttacatttacCCCGGAAATGTTTGATCACTAGATGGTGCTAGTACAATGTGCCTTTTTGATAACATTCCTGTTTAATTTTAAACATGataatattaatacatttattttatgtaaaacaTGTGCTTCCAATAATATAATTTGCAACCAAGGAAGTTTAATTATCTTTAAGT harbors:
- the alas2 gene encoding 5-aminolevulinate synthase, erythroid-specific, mitochondrial, whose translation is MAAFLHHCPFLKSAPQPFLRRTGAALMSMADQCPIITRQISVSTLATLEKQSTECGPAQKRVLGLNQRKVLGLDQKRTMAQTATEVAVSASKGCPFVSSQIGLVRASPEVQEDVQEGRMTSLLKSIKETILPNAAQKTPITHLLKDNMVGPCYDYDRFFVEKISEKKQDHTYRVFKTVNRSALSFPFAQDFSVAGREGAEVSVWCSNDYLGMSRHPRVIKSISSALDRHGAGAGGTRNISGTSNYHVTLEKELAELHQKSGALVFSSCFVANDSTLFTLAKMLPGCEIYSDAGNHASMIQGIRNSGAKRFIFRHNDSKHLEELLEKSDPATPKIVAFETVHSMDGAICPLEELCDVAHRYGALTFVDEVHAVGLYGAHGAGVGERDNVMHKIDIVSGTLGKAFGCVGGYIASSAALVDTVRSYAAGFIFTTALPPMVLAGALESVRVLKSAEGQALRRAHQRNVKHMRQLLMDRGLPVVNCPSHIIPIRVGNAELNTKVCDTLLEKYNIYVQAINYPTVPRGEELLRLAPSPHHHPDMMDYFVDKLVEVWQEAGLVLNNPNLAACTFCNRPLHFDLMSEWEKSYFGNMEPQYITVLA